In the Symphalangus syndactylus isolate Jambi chromosome Y, NHGRI_mSymSyn1-v2.1_pri, whole genome shotgun sequence genome, one interval contains:
- the LOC129481926 gene encoding endogenous retrovirus group K member 104 Rec protein-like yields MNPSEMQGKMPPWRRKTLTRAPSTHQVNKMVISEEKMKLPSTKKAELLSWAQLKKLTQLAEKSLKNTRVTQTPENMLLAALMIVSMVSTGAPSSSGETVTSENGP; encoded by the exons atgaacccatCAGAGATGCAAGGAAAAATGCCTCCGTGGAGACGGAAAACCCTCACTCGAGCACCATCAACTCACCAGGTGAACAAAATGGTGAtatcagaagaaaagatgaagttGCCATCCACAAAGAAAGCAGAGTTGCTGTCCTGGGCCCAGCTAAAGAAGCTGACACAGTTAGCTGAAAAAAGCCTGAAGAACACAAGGGTAACACAAACTCCAGAGAATATGCTGCTTGCAGCTTTAATGATTGTATCAATGGTG TCTACAGGTGCACCCAGCAGCTCCGGAGAGACAGTGACCAGCGAGAACGGGCCATGA